The region ATTTTCATCAAAGAACCTCCATTCCCGATCCCCTGTTCGAAAACCTCGACGAAACCACGCATCGGTGCGATGACCTGCATGGATAGGGACCATTCAGCATCCGTACCCACCATCGCCGCGCAGACCGTTTTCTTTTCTACCCGCCCCACATGTGACGGCCAAACTACCTTGTACCCAGGACCAGGGCAGGGCCGCTCCGAGTGTCCTAGGCCGGGAGGATGTTCCTCTTTGACCCATCATGTCCACtaccttttcttctttcttctcggTCTTCTTGTTGGTTGACAGGATGAGTGAGCCCGCACGGAGcagggcttcttcttgcctgTGTATCATGGAGATGCATACAGACAGGCATTGGGCCAAGCCAGAGTTATACTTCCTTGTTTCCATCAGCTCTTAACATGGAAACACATCCTTCCGCGTTGTTTCCCATCACTTCACCTACACACAATACCCCAGGATATAATTTCTAGCGGGGCTCCTCATCAAGCGCTTGCGAATCCACAAGCATACCACACACACCAGGCGAACACCCACACCTCTCATCAAAGCTGTTTCTTGTGAAAGCCACTCAGCTCGGACCAAGTGACGTTTCTGATATCTATTCGGGTTATTTGTTTGCAGTTCCCGCCCGCAACGGTCAAGACAGGGGCCCCGTGGAGACATTATCTTGGGGGGTGTGTTGAacgcttttttctttctccatACCACTCCCGCTTGATTCGCGCCTCAGCCTTTTTTTGACCTTGTTCTTGTCTTGACCCTTTCGTCTCTCCCGAGTGGGGTCCATCTATACTGGGTCTCGGTTGCATTTCAAGTATACCCCCATCCACAACTTGGtccttcttttttattttattttttttccttttttgttTATATAAACTCGGGTCACcacctcgtcttcttccatcctcatcaactatccccttcaacaacatcagcCTGACCTTCACAGCAACACATATCGGTCAACACTTGGCTACCACCTACCAGGTAATATATCTCCCCGTTTTGTTCTTCTGACGTGCCACTCAAACTAACCGTCGTCAAGGTCACAACTTCACTCGAGCACAAAAAATGTGCGACTTCACCAAAAACTACTACATCTACACCGGCTGCATGGACCCGGGGGTACACTTCTTCCGTACCTCGGTCGACGGGAGCCGCCAACGCTCGTGTCCCAGAGGCCCTCACGAGCGCTACATCATGCAGCCCGGACAGTGCCCTCTCTGCTACGGTTGAAAAACCATCAGTCCCGTCGACCAATGTCCTTTTTTCCTGGACTTGCCGGAAAACCATCACCTTTgtacaccaccacaccccgACAACAATGCCAGACCCTGATGAATGAATGACCAGCTTTTTCTTGTATTTTTGTtcgggcgggaggggggagggcgaAAGGcgtttttcctttttcctcttttttttttttttttttttttttttttctcgagtcatcatcattatcatcatcatcagcggcctcgtctttttcttttactagCATTCTTTCATTTCGGGAGCGGAAACCAAAATACCCCTTTCAGTCATTACCAATCTTTGTaattcatttttttttttctgcggCCAATCAGGCGGGGAGAAGACTACACCAAACGAATCCGAggataccaccaccaccaccaccagaataCAACGCCTATGCAGGAAGACAACCAACCGGGACGGATAGgacgggaggaggtggtgagggagaatCCAGCGCTAGAGCTGCGCCGAATGTTGGATGGAGGAAAGAGGTCAGGGGCAATggagagagaagggggggggggcgggcgGATACcggtctgcttcggaggGGGGAGACCTCAAAGTGGGGAACGGAGGGAAGGCTTTTGGTCTCTCGGTGGGGGTCTGCAACTTCCTCCGTGGCCTGATGGCATATGTTGATGGGAGAACAGCTGTGGTTGGTTGACGAGACCCATACCAAATTTGTGGCCACCCATTTTCGAGAAAGAGGAAGGCAGGGCTTGGTGTCTGTATCTACCATGTAGCtgatgtgtgtgttgtgttgtgtcaAGTGTGCATTATCTAGCAATTataccccccctctctctcctacTGTTCCCTTGGctgttcatcatcatcatatcaGATATCAGGTGTGACAAAGATGGTGGAAGGCATAACGGCACTGAGGACAAGAAGTAGGGAGAGAAAGGAGCGCTGCTGATGTTATTGTCGTAACAATATGACCGTCATCCATTCCCAAccaatccatccatccaagATTTTGCACACAAAAACGTGGCCTACCACGTCTCGGATCCCCGTGCGGTTAGTCCagccggtgatggtggtgtggcatGGCTGGTGAAGTGAGACTATCTTCTGATCCCAGATAAACCGCGAGAATAAATGAGACAACTTCGGCGCAAGGCTATCGCCGCCTCCTGGGGAAGGTCCAAGAGAGATCAAGACAATCATGGGGGCATCTCCGGTCTGGGACCGTCGCCGATGATGGGTCGAAAGGAAAGTACTGGATGGTGACTAGCTTTCTCGGTAAGATCCTCGGAAGCGGAGGGAGGGAAATCAGAGCGAGACcaaccagcatcaccacGGCCACCCTCCCAGCCCTCTCTAGCCAGTGCGCGGATGGATGGGCGGCCATGCATGCATGTCTCTCCTTACGCTAACACTGATCATCAGGTTGTTTTTCTTCAACAGCAAGGAGAAACACGCATGGGTCCTGCCGAACGAGGCCTCTTATTGCATATCTTATGCTTGTCTAGACCCAAAGGCTGCAGGCGTGTGCGCGAAGGGGGTTAGATGGgggtgtgatggtggtgtggagatgaggagggcttgTCCTTTCTGTTTGTGCTCGCTGCCT is a window of Podospora pseudopauciseta strain CBS 411.78 chromosome 1, whole genome shotgun sequence DNA encoding:
- a CDS encoding hypothetical protein (EggNog:ENOG503P9BR), with the translated sequence MCDFTKNYYIYTGCMDPGVHFFRTSVDGSRQRSCPRGPHERYIMQPGQCPLCYG